One Roseimicrobium gellanilyticum DNA window includes the following coding sequences:
- a CDS encoding PSD1 and planctomycete cytochrome C domain-containing protein, which produces MSRSSLVALVLATHVAMPVFAAEGPIRFNRDVRPIMSDTCFHCHGPDKNSRKGGLRLDIREEALKPGKSGAIPIVPGKPEESEIVTRIFTKDADDLMPPDDAHKELTAAQKEIFRRWVAEGAVYEAHWAYTPLVRPAVPKIEDARFTIHNPIDAFIAEKLIEKKAGPSSQADARMLARRLSLDITGLPPSPKQVGDFVKAAAGKSPSEVDAAYDALRESFFKSPHYGERMAVWWLDVARFTDTVGFHGDQNQRIFPYRDYVISAFNKNKPFDQFTRDQLAGDLLPNPTTEQLVASGFNRLNMMTREGGAQPKEYLAKYGAERVRTVGGAWMGATLGCSECHDHKFDPFTAKDFYAMQAFFADVKQWGVYSDYGYTKNPELKGWSNDYPFPPEIEVVSPYLKKRGEKLHAGMMAVAKKALAAVPQEQFAAWKSASQEFLAQHQKGWVTPAPQVTVSEAPVADKKKKDAPAKPAPKKDGAAAEKPKPELPQPVVEEGRKIVFSGKAADTTKVSLSVTGRVAAVWLELLPDARHGDSILRGGAKDTSFTVKPAISVQRKGADKAAAATIAYATATHEDPQYSSTVQQLNLRGGWKTSSKEWNQPQASAWILDTPVTLMEGDTLHVTIPGNMAGVMRVSVSPFAPLKPLGREWGAKLAEALKLEQLSDELAELYLTSTGTDRAAITEYRKLHSEWLACRDGKTWTMVTKAMDPLTVRILPRGNWMDETGEVTPPAVPEFLPATFRPEKDKPQATRLQLAEWLCSKENPLTPRATMNRLWKQFFGNGLSIVVDDLGAQGEPPSHPELLDWLACEFRDSGWDMQHMIRLMVSSSTYRQSSSLRADMREVDPANRLLSSQNPRRLDAEFVRDNALAISGALNRDLGGPSVKPYQPADYYENLQFPDRNYIADADDRQWRRGVYMHWQRTFLHPMLANFDAPMRDECTALRNNSNTPQQALTLLNDPTFVEAARVFAVRLLEAKSTDPAKPLDDAARLNRAFMLAVSRPAKKEERESLLGFLNAQREAFKANTADAELSLKVGLKPVPAELDKAEVAAWTSVCRVILNLHETITRY; this is translated from the coding sequence ATGAGCCGCTCTTCTCTGGTTGCCCTTGTTCTCGCCACCCACGTCGCCATGCCTGTCTTTGCGGCAGAGGGACCCATTCGCTTCAATCGCGATGTGCGGCCCATCATGTCGGACACATGCTTCCACTGCCATGGTCCAGACAAGAACTCACGCAAAGGAGGGTTGCGGCTGGATATTCGCGAAGAGGCGCTGAAGCCGGGCAAGTCCGGCGCGATTCCCATCGTCCCCGGGAAGCCGGAGGAAAGCGAGATCGTCACGCGCATCTTCACGAAGGATGCTGACGATCTGATGCCGCCGGATGACGCGCACAAGGAACTCACCGCCGCACAGAAGGAAATCTTCCGCCGCTGGGTGGCAGAGGGTGCGGTGTATGAAGCGCACTGGGCCTACACACCCCTGGTGCGGCCCGCGGTGCCGAAGATTGAGGACGCGCGTTTCACGATTCACAATCCCATCGACGCTTTTATCGCCGAGAAACTGATCGAGAAAAAGGCGGGCCCATCCTCGCAGGCGGATGCTCGGATGCTGGCGCGTCGCCTGTCTCTGGATATCACGGGGCTGCCGCCATCACCCAAGCAGGTGGGTGACTTTGTAAAGGCCGCCGCGGGCAAGTCGCCTTCGGAAGTTGATGCCGCCTACGACGCCCTGCGTGAGAGTTTCTTCAAGTCGCCGCACTACGGCGAACGAATGGCGGTGTGGTGGCTGGATGTTGCGCGGTTCACAGACACGGTCGGTTTCCATGGAGACCAGAACCAGCGCATCTTCCCGTATCGCGATTATGTGATCAGCGCGTTCAACAAGAACAAGCCCTTTGACCAGTTCACAAGGGACCAGCTTGCCGGCGATCTTTTGCCAAACCCGACGACAGAGCAGCTCGTGGCTTCCGGGTTCAATCGCCTGAACATGATGACCCGCGAAGGTGGGGCGCAGCCGAAAGAGTATCTCGCAAAGTATGGCGCAGAACGCGTGCGCACCGTGGGAGGCGCGTGGATGGGAGCCACGCTCGGCTGCTCCGAGTGTCACGACCACAAATTCGATCCTTTTACCGCAAAGGACTTCTATGCGATGCAGGCCTTCTTTGCAGATGTGAAGCAGTGGGGCGTGTACTCCGACTACGGCTACACGAAAAACCCCGAACTCAAGGGCTGGAGCAACGACTATCCCTTCCCGCCGGAAATCGAAGTGGTGAGCCCCTACCTCAAGAAGCGTGGCGAGAAGCTGCATGCCGGGATGATGGCTGTCGCGAAGAAGGCGCTGGCAGCGGTGCCGCAAGAACAGTTTGCAGCGTGGAAGAGTGCATCGCAGGAATTCCTTGCGCAACACCAGAAGGGTTGGGTCACACCCGCACCGCAGGTGACGGTGAGCGAGGCGCCGGTTGCGGACAAAAAGAAGAAGGACGCACCCGCCAAACCCGCGCCCAAGAAGGATGGTGCTGCCGCGGAGAAGCCCAAACCCGAACTGCCGCAGCCCGTGGTAGAGGAGGGAAGGAAGATCGTCTTCAGCGGAAAAGCAGCCGACACCACGAAGGTTTCACTAAGTGTCACGGGTCGTGTCGCTGCGGTGTGGCTGGAGCTTTTGCCGGATGCGCGTCATGGCGACAGCATCCTGCGTGGCGGGGCGAAGGATACCTCGTTCACAGTGAAGCCTGCCATCAGTGTGCAGCGTAAGGGTGCCGACAAGGCGGCTGCGGCAACCATTGCCTATGCGACTGCCACCCATGAAGATCCCCAGTACAGCAGTACGGTGCAACAGCTCAATCTCCGCGGCGGCTGGAAGACCTCATCCAAGGAATGGAATCAGCCGCAGGCCTCTGCATGGATCCTGGACACGCCGGTGACCCTGATGGAAGGTGATACACTGCATGTTACCATTCCCGGGAACATGGCCGGGGTCATGCGCGTGTCAGTTTCTCCCTTTGCTCCCCTCAAGCCGCTTGGCAGGGAATGGGGCGCCAAGCTCGCGGAAGCTCTGAAGCTGGAGCAGCTTTCCGACGAGTTGGCTGAGCTGTATCTCACCTCTACAGGCACCGACCGCGCAGCCATCACGGAGTACCGCAAGCTGCACAGCGAGTGGCTCGCCTGCCGTGACGGCAAGACCTGGACCATGGTCACCAAAGCGATGGATCCGCTGACAGTCCGTATCCTGCCACGTGGCAACTGGATGGATGAGACTGGCGAAGTCACGCCGCCTGCAGTGCCGGAGTTTCTGCCTGCCACCTTCCGTCCGGAGAAGGACAAGCCCCAGGCGACGCGCCTGCAGCTCGCAGAGTGGCTTTGCTCAAAGGAGAATCCACTCACGCCACGTGCGACCATGAACCGGCTGTGGAAGCAGTTTTTCGGCAACGGCCTCTCCATAGTGGTGGATGACCTTGGAGCTCAGGGAGAACCTCCCAGTCATCCGGAGTTGCTCGACTGGCTGGCGTGCGAGTTCCGCGACAGTGGCTGGGACATGCAGCACATGATTCGCCTGATGGTGAGCTCCAGCACGTATCGCCAGAGCAGCAGCCTTCGTGCGGACATGCGCGAAGTGGATCCGGCCAACCGCCTGCTGTCCTCGCAGAATCCGCGGCGTCTTGATGCGGAGTTCGTGCGGGACAATGCCCTCGCGATCTCAGGTGCGTTGAACCGCGACCTCGGAGGACCCAGCGTGAAGCCCTACCAGCCTGCCGACTACTATGAGAATCTGCAGTTCCCAGACCGCAATTACATCGCGGACGCGGATGACCGTCAGTGGCGCCGCGGGGTTTACATGCACTGGCAGCGAACTTTCCTGCATCCCATGCTGGCCAACTTCGATGCGCCCATGCGTGATGAATGCACAGCGTTGCGAAACAATTCCAACACACCCCAGCAGGCGCTCACATTGTTGAATGACCCCACCTTCGTGGAAGCGGCACGGGTGTTTGCGGTCCGGCTGCTGGAGGCGAAGTCGACCGACCCTGCCAAACCTCTGGATGATGCCGCACGGCTCAATCGCGCTTTCATGCTGGCGGTAAGCCGTCCCGCGAAGAAGGAGGAGCGCGAGTCCTTGCTGGGCTTCCTGAATGCGCAGCGCGAAGCCTTCAAGGCAAACACCGCCGACGCAGAGTTATCGCTGAAGGTCGGCTTGAAACCTGTGCCCGCAGAGCTGGACAAGGCAGAAGTGGCAGCGTGGACCTCCGTCTGCCGCGTGATCCTGAACCTGCACGAGACCATCACCCGCTATTGA
- a CDS encoding DUF1501 domain-containing protein, producing the protein MNFDFQSYDRGLKRRAFLHQSAYGLGGIAFASLLNRANAAATPESARWNGVLAKPHAPVRARRVIHLCMAGGPSHLETFDWKPKLKELDGKAFPESFTKGQQLAQLQGAELKARGAFCGFAKYGQTGNEISDLFPHMAGIADDLCIVRSMQTEQINHDTAHAFMNTGSIIKGRPSMGSWLLYGLGCETEELPGFVVLTSAGKTGQQPISARQWSSGILPSKFQGILFNSKGDAVHYLGNPEGVCQSTQRQIVEEVKRLNGMLAEERIDPEIQTRIAQYEMAFKMQSSVPELTDMKNEPQHILDMYGVKQPGDGTFASNCLLARRMAERGVRMIQLYHRAWDHHGGIEDGMKSAAADVDKATAALIKDLKQRGLLDDTLILWGGEFGRTPMGQGSGRDHHILAFSVAMAGGGVKPGTYGATDELGYRAVDDVVHVHDLHSTMLRLMGIDDKRLTVKFQGLDVRLTGIAGHVVKGIMA; encoded by the coding sequence ATGAACTTTGATTTTCAGAGCTACGATCGCGGATTGAAGCGCCGGGCGTTTCTGCATCAGTCGGCGTATGGTCTCGGAGGCATCGCTTTTGCGTCGTTGCTGAATCGCGCAAATGCCGCTGCGACTCCCGAGAGTGCCCGCTGGAATGGCGTGCTGGCCAAGCCGCATGCGCCAGTGCGCGCACGCCGTGTCATCCATCTTTGCATGGCAGGAGGTCCATCCCATCTGGAGACCTTTGACTGGAAGCCGAAGCTCAAGGAACTGGATGGCAAAGCCTTCCCTGAATCCTTCACGAAGGGGCAGCAACTTGCGCAGCTCCAGGGTGCGGAGCTCAAGGCGCGTGGCGCTTTCTGCGGTTTCGCGAAGTATGGGCAGACGGGGAATGAGATCTCGGATCTTTTCCCGCACATGGCAGGCATTGCGGATGATTTGTGCATTGTCCGCTCCATGCAGACGGAGCAGATCAATCATGACACGGCACATGCCTTCATGAACACGGGCTCCATCATCAAGGGACGTCCGAGCATGGGCTCGTGGCTCCTGTATGGCTTGGGATGTGAGACAGAAGAGTTGCCCGGCTTCGTGGTGCTGACTTCGGCGGGCAAGACAGGTCAGCAGCCCATCTCTGCACGTCAGTGGTCGAGCGGTATCCTGCCCAGTAAGTTCCAGGGAATCCTGTTCAACTCGAAAGGAGATGCCGTGCACTATCTGGGCAATCCCGAGGGGGTGTGCCAGAGCACGCAGCGCCAGATTGTCGAGGAGGTGAAGCGGCTCAATGGCATGCTGGCGGAGGAGCGCATCGATCCGGAGATCCAGACGCGCATCGCACAGTACGAGATGGCTTTCAAAATGCAGAGCTCCGTGCCGGAACTCACCGACATGAAGAACGAGCCGCAGCACATCCTCGATATGTACGGCGTGAAGCAACCAGGGGATGGTACCTTCGCCAGCAACTGCCTGCTGGCACGTCGCATGGCGGAGCGTGGGGTGCGCATGATCCAGCTCTATCATCGCGCGTGGGACCACCATGGCGGCATTGAGGACGGCATGAAGTCCGCGGCCGCAGATGTGGACAAGGCCACTGCGGCGCTCATCAAGGACCTGAAGCAGCGCGGTCTGCTGGATGACACGCTCATCCTGTGGGGTGGGGAGTTCGGCCGCACGCCGATGGGGCAGGGCAGTGGCCGCGACCATCACATCCTCGCCTTCAGTGTGGCCATGGCTGGTGGTGGTGTGAAGCCGGGCACCTATGGCGCTACGGATGAGCTGGGCTATCGCGCCGTGGATGACGTGGTGCACGTGCATGATCTACACTCCACGATGCTGCGTCTCATGGGCATTGATGACAAGCGGCTCACGGTGAAATTCCAGGGGCTGGATGTGCGTCTCACCGGCATCGCGGGCCATGTGGTGAAAGGGATCATGGCGTAA
- a CDS encoding DUF1549 domain-containing protein, with amino-acid sequence MRLLPSALVFLSVSYGSLGAAIDFAHQIVPVLREHCADCHLGDKKKGGFSMNTREDLLAGSENGAVLSLGKVEGHLLIEVLTTKDKDVQMPPKGARVPEEKIALLRKWIEEGVLWEDGFTFGKSAYEPPLKPRLPKLPPVVDGRTNPIDRILDKYLVDHKVPRPKPLNDAGFIRRLTLDFVGVLPTSAEVDAFVNDKKADKRARLIKSTLERRVDYAEHWLTFWNDLLRNDYVGTGYIDGGRKPITNWLYQALVTNKPYDQFARELLSPTPESEGFIFGIKWRGGVNASQVREVQFSQSISQVFLGINMKCASCHDSFIDRWKLDEAYGLAAIYAEQPLEINRCDKPTGRTAQAAWIFPELGTVDAKAPQPERLKQLARLMTHPENGRFTRTMVNRLWHRLMGRGIVHPVDAMGTEPWSEDLLDYLASYLVEQKHDLKAVLALIAGSQAYQSECVTSAEGNEVSHYVYRGPIAKRLTAEQFVDAVWQITGTAPAAAHKSVVRGRPELGVKPAGRWIWANASGHAEAGETLTFRKMVEVKGAPTSASAVISVDNGYEIFLNGASLGKDEDLGTAEVVSLGGLKPGKNYVLVVAKNAGNGPNKAGVYFEANVVLPGGKSQAITSDGTWEWSRSLPDAKGKFARAPEDWQRAHVVKAQQTWDGFMPSITQALGRAHAKAPERVRASVVQSDLLQRALGRPNREQIVTVRPENLTTLEAIDLANGNILAGLLKRGAVDLQQRYPATPELVQGVFRKALSRAPTPDEAALLIEMVGGKHESQGVEDMLWMLMLLPEFQFVR; translated from the coding sequence ATGCGACTGCTGCCTTCTGCTTTAGTGTTCCTTTCCGTTTCATACGGATCACTCGGTGCCGCGATCGATTTCGCCCACCAGATCGTGCCGGTGCTGCGCGAGCACTGCGCGGATTGCCACCTCGGCGACAAGAAGAAGGGTGGCTTCTCCATGAATACCCGGGAGGACCTGCTCGCGGGTTCGGAGAATGGCGCGGTGCTCTCCTTGGGGAAAGTGGAAGGACACTTGCTCATTGAAGTGCTCACCACAAAGGACAAGGATGTCCAGATGCCGCCCAAGGGGGCGCGCGTGCCGGAGGAGAAGATTGCGCTGCTGCGCAAGTGGATTGAGGAAGGCGTGCTCTGGGAAGATGGCTTCACCTTTGGAAAGTCCGCCTATGAACCGCCATTGAAGCCGCGTCTCCCCAAACTGCCGCCCGTGGTGGATGGACGCACCAATCCCATTGACCGCATCCTCGACAAGTACCTTGTGGATCACAAAGTTCCACGTCCCAAGCCGCTGAATGACGCGGGATTCATCCGTCGGCTCACGCTCGATTTCGTGGGAGTGCTTCCTACGTCGGCGGAGGTCGATGCCTTCGTGAATGACAAGAAGGCGGATAAGCGGGCTCGCCTCATCAAGAGCACGCTGGAACGCCGTGTGGACTACGCGGAGCACTGGCTCACCTTTTGGAATGACCTGCTTCGCAATGACTACGTGGGCACGGGCTACATCGACGGCGGTCGCAAGCCCATCACAAACTGGCTGTACCAGGCGCTCGTGACGAACAAGCCGTATGATCAGTTCGCCCGTGAATTGCTTTCACCCACGCCGGAGTCAGAGGGCTTCATCTTTGGCATCAAATGGCGCGGTGGGGTGAATGCCAGCCAGGTACGGGAGGTGCAGTTTTCCCAGAGCATTTCGCAGGTGTTCCTGGGCATCAACATGAAGTGCGCCTCGTGCCACGACAGCTTCATTGATCGCTGGAAGCTCGATGAGGCTTATGGGCTCGCGGCGATCTACGCGGAGCAGCCGCTGGAGATCAATCGTTGCGACAAGCCTACGGGACGAACGGCGCAGGCCGCGTGGATCTTTCCCGAGCTGGGCACCGTGGATGCGAAGGCTCCGCAGCCGGAACGTCTGAAGCAACTCGCGAGGCTCATGACTCACCCGGAGAATGGCCGCTTCACCCGCACCATGGTGAACCGTCTCTGGCACCGCCTCATGGGACGTGGCATTGTGCATCCGGTGGATGCGATGGGCACGGAGCCGTGGTCCGAGGATCTGCTGGATTACCTCGCATCTTATCTGGTGGAGCAGAAGCATGACCTGAAAGCCGTGCTGGCGCTCATCGCAGGATCGCAGGCTTATCAGTCAGAATGCGTCACCTCTGCGGAAGGAAACGAGGTCTCGCACTATGTGTACCGTGGTCCCATCGCCAAGCGACTGACCGCGGAGCAGTTTGTGGACGCTGTGTGGCAAATCACCGGCACTGCTCCTGCGGCGGCGCACAAGTCCGTGGTCCGTGGCAGGCCTGAGCTGGGGGTGAAGCCCGCTGGCAGATGGATCTGGGCCAATGCATCTGGCCACGCTGAGGCGGGCGAGACATTGACTTTCCGCAAGATGGTCGAGGTGAAGGGCGCGCCCACGAGCGCGAGCGCCGTGATCTCCGTGGACAATGGCTATGAGATCTTTCTAAATGGTGCTTCGCTCGGGAAGGATGAGGATCTCGGCACGGCAGAGGTGGTGTCTTTGGGAGGGCTGAAGCCGGGCAAGAACTACGTTCTTGTGGTGGCAAAGAACGCCGGCAATGGGCCGAACAAGGCGGGTGTGTATTTCGAAGCCAACGTTGTGCTGCCGGGCGGGAAATCACAGGCCATCACCAGCGATGGCACATGGGAATGGTCCAGGTCGCTGCCGGATGCCAAGGGCAAATTTGCCAGGGCTCCCGAGGATTGGCAGCGTGCACATGTCGTGAAAGCACAACAGACCTGGGATGGTTTTATGCCCAGCATCACCCAAGCGCTGGGCCGTGCTCACGCAAAGGCGCCAGAGCGTGTACGTGCCTCGGTGGTGCAGAGTGATTTGCTCCAGCGTGCGTTGGGGAGGCCCAATCGCGAACAGATCGTCACCGTGCGCCCTGAAAATCTCACGACGCTTGAGGCCATCGATTTGGCCAATGGGAACATCCTCGCTGGATTGTTGAAGCGCGGCGCGGTGGATCTGCAGCAGAGGTATCCGGCCACGCCTGAGCTGGTGCAGGGAGTGTTTCGCAAGGCGCTGTCGCGCGCTCCCACGCCGGATGAGGCCGCCTTGCTGATTGAGATGGTTGGCGGGAAGCATGAGAGCCAAGGGGTGGAGGATATGTTGTGGATGCTCATGCTTCTTCCCGAGTTTCAGTTTGTCCGGTAA
- a CDS encoding DUF1501 domain-containing protein yields the protein MHPYSPDFQAHAAGRVFTHGEKRETRRAFLKALSASTLAALMAHEPRLLGAASTPGAKLVNPTAKADCCILLWMGGGMAAPETWDPKRYLPFEVGLPVEKILSTFPAIPTAVEGLQISQGLEHCAGVMDRATLIRSHVQPDLGSILHSRHQYHWHTGYVPPQTVAAPHIGAWMARVLGPRNQVIPPFINIGQRLEGVGEQEELKAFTTGGFFGAEFGPFNLPYPEEAARSVKPPEGMEPGRFANRYKAYRKLIDKNPHREFMSDYQQESMLRSMESAQRLLSSQDKDAFDISLESKETIASYGDSRFGRGCLLARRLAEAGARYIEVTTEYVPFLHWDTHENGHETVKRLKGEVDRPIAQLVKDLESRGLLERTLVIVASEFSRDMMIEGVPGSEARDQSRAKTDKLQEMKHYGLHRHFTGGTSVVMFGGGTKKGYVHGATADERPLIAVKDPVSIMDLHATIFTAMGINPKTAYDVEKRPFYATEDGHGKPVMGVFA from the coding sequence ATGCATCCCTATTCTCCGGATTTCCAAGCTCATGCCGCAGGGCGCGTGTTCACTCATGGTGAGAAGCGGGAGACGCGACGTGCGTTCCTCAAGGCCTTGAGCGCGTCTACGCTCGCCGCACTCATGGCGCATGAGCCTCGACTGCTGGGTGCGGCGTCCACTCCGGGTGCGAAGCTCGTGAATCCCACGGCAAAGGCAGACTGCTGCATTCTGCTCTGGATGGGCGGCGGCATGGCGGCGCCTGAGACCTGGGATCCGAAACGGTATCTGCCGTTCGAGGTAGGACTTCCGGTCGAGAAGATTCTGAGCACGTTCCCTGCGATTCCCACGGCGGTGGAGGGACTGCAGATCAGCCAGGGGCTGGAGCATTGTGCCGGCGTCATGGATCGTGCCACGCTCATCCGCTCGCATGTGCAGCCGGATTTGGGGAGCATCCTGCATTCGAGACATCAGTACCACTGGCACACCGGTTACGTGCCTCCGCAGACGGTCGCAGCTCCCCACATTGGCGCCTGGATGGCGAGGGTGCTCGGTCCGCGTAACCAGGTCATTCCGCCTTTCATCAACATTGGCCAGAGGCTTGAAGGGGTGGGGGAGCAGGAGGAATTGAAGGCCTTCACCACCGGTGGATTCTTCGGCGCGGAGTTTGGTCCGTTTAACCTGCCGTACCCTGAGGAGGCGGCGCGTTCGGTGAAGCCGCCGGAGGGCATGGAGCCGGGGCGTTTTGCGAATCGCTACAAGGCCTACCGCAAGCTCATCGACAAGAATCCGCATCGTGAATTCATGAGCGACTACCAGCAGGAGTCGATGCTCCGCAGCATGGAGAGCGCGCAGCGTCTGCTGAGCTCACAGGACAAGGACGCCTTTGATATCTCACTTGAGAGCAAGGAGACCATCGCTTCTTACGGCGACAGTCGCTTTGGCAGGGGCTGCTTGCTGGCGCGTCGTCTTGCGGAGGCTGGAGCGCGCTACATCGAAGTCACCACCGAGTACGTGCCCTTCCTGCATTGGGATACGCATGAGAATGGTCATGAAACCGTGAAGCGACTCAAAGGAGAGGTGGATCGCCCGATTGCCCAGTTGGTGAAGGACCTTGAGTCGCGAGGCCTGCTGGAGCGGACGCTGGTGATCGTAGCCAGTGAGTTCAGCCGCGATATGATGATCGAAGGTGTCCCCGGATCGGAGGCCAGAGACCAGAGCCGTGCAAAAACGGACAAGTTGCAGGAGATGAAGCACTATGGACTGCATCGCCACTTCACCGGAGGAACTTCCGTGGTGATGTTCGGCGGTGGGACAAAGAAGGGGTATGTGCACGGCGCGACTGCGGACGAGCGTCCCCTGATCGCGGTGAAGGACCCGGTGAGCATCATGGACCTGCATGCCACCATTTTCACCGCCATGGGAATCAATCCCAAGACCGCGTATGACGTGGAGAAGCGTCCCTTCTACGCGACGGAAGATGGCCATGGGAAGCCGGTGATGGGTGTGTTTGCGTAA
- a CDS encoding sulfatase family protein yields the protein MMFPIKRVLFLSFVLLTSSIAALHAADRSTTPNVVLIFCDDLGYADIGSFGARGYTTPNLDRLAKEGVRFTNFHVSQAVCSASRAALMTGCYNNRIGIHGALGPGAQVGISKDEVTMAELFKQKGYATGMSGKWHLGDAPQFLPVHHGFDEYYGLPYSNDMWPYHPEMMANLAKAEANAKKVNAKKGEEPKKRKGFPPLPMIEGDKVVDPEVTPEEQEQLTTQYTERAVKFIEKNKDKPFFFYLAHSMPHVPLYVSSKFKGKSERGVFGDVIMEIDWSVGEVMKALEKAGIEKDTIVIFTSDNGPWLSYGTHAGSSGSLKEGKGTSWEGGIRVPFIARWPGKIPADSECREPAMTIDLFPTFARIIGASLPGHKIDGLDITQMLESPKDAKCPHPFYFTYYANNQLQAVMGGQWKLVLPHTYRTLGGKPGGDGGKPAQYTNAQAELALYDLYNDAGETMNVADKHPEVVARLQGYAESAREDLGDSLHKRDGTGTREPGRRAPQKAQGKQEAAGK from the coding sequence ATGATGTTCCCTATCAAACGAGTTCTTTTCCTCTCGTTCGTCCTGCTCACGTCGAGCATCGCGGCACTCCATGCCGCCGACCGCTCCACGACCCCCAACGTCGTGCTCATCTTCTGCGATGACCTTGGCTATGCGGACATCGGTTCCTTTGGAGCCAGGGGATATACTACGCCGAATCTCGACCGTCTCGCGAAGGAGGGGGTACGCTTCACAAATTTCCACGTGAGCCAGGCGGTGTGCTCTGCCTCGCGTGCAGCACTCATGACGGGGTGCTACAACAACCGGATTGGCATTCACGGAGCCCTCGGGCCGGGCGCGCAGGTGGGTATCAGCAAGGATGAGGTGACCATGGCAGAGCTTTTCAAGCAGAAAGGCTATGCCACGGGAATGTCCGGCAAATGGCACCTGGGTGATGCGCCGCAGTTCCTGCCCGTGCACCATGGCTTCGATGAATACTATGGCCTGCCATACTCGAATGACATGTGGCCATACCATCCTGAAATGATGGCGAACCTCGCCAAGGCCGAAGCAAACGCGAAAAAGGTCAACGCCAAGAAGGGGGAAGAGCCGAAGAAGCGCAAGGGCTTCCCACCGCTCCCGATGATTGAAGGTGATAAAGTCGTCGATCCGGAAGTGACGCCAGAAGAGCAGGAGCAGCTCACCACGCAATACACGGAACGCGCGGTGAAGTTCATTGAGAAGAACAAGGACAAGCCTTTCTTCTTCTACCTCGCACACTCCATGCCGCATGTGCCGCTCTATGTGAGCAGCAAATTCAAAGGCAAATCGGAGCGTGGTGTCTTCGGCGATGTGATCATGGAGATCGACTGGTCCGTGGGAGAGGTGATGAAGGCTCTGGAGAAAGCTGGAATCGAGAAAGATACTATCGTCATCTTCACCAGTGACAATGGTCCGTGGCTTTCCTATGGCACGCATGCAGGTTCCTCGGGATCTCTGAAGGAAGGCAAGGGCACCTCATGGGAGGGGGGCATTCGTGTGCCATTCATCGCGCGCTGGCCTGGGAAGATTCCGGCGGACTCCGAGTGTCGTGAGCCGGCGATGACCATCGACCTCTTCCCGACCTTTGCGAGGATCATCGGGGCCTCCCTGCCTGGCCATAAGATCGATGGTCTGGACATCACGCAGATGCTGGAGAGCCCCAAGGATGCGAAGTGCCCCCATCCCTTCTACTTCACCTACTACGCCAACAACCAACTCCAGGCGGTGATGGGCGGCCAGTGGAAGTTGGTGCTGCCTCACACCTATCGCACCCTCGGCGGCAAGCCGGGAGGTGATGGCGGAAAGCCAGCGCAGTACACCAATGCTCAAGCTGAGCTTGCCCTTTACGACCTCTACAATGACGCTGGTGAAACCATGAACGTGGCGGACAAGCACCCCGAAGTGGTGGCTCGGCTGCAAGGCTACGCCGAGAGTGCGCGCGAGGACCTCGGTGACTCCCTGCACAAGAGAGATGGCACCGGAACTCGTGAGCCCGGGAGGCGGGCTCCGCAAAAGGCACAGGGGAAGCAGGAGGCCGCAGGAAAGTAG